GGGTCGCTGTGGTCGGGCCAGCCGGGCCCACCACCTCGTCGCCCACCGGATCGACCGGGCCGACGTAGTAGATGAAGCGGCCCTTGAGGTCCACCGGCAACGGCTCGCCCTTGTTGAGCATGTCGACCATGCGCTTGTGGGCGGCGTCACGACCGGTGAGCATCTTGCCATTGAGCAGCACGGTCTCGCCCGGCTGCCAGCTCTGCACCTCTTCCGGGGTCAGGGTGTCGAGGTCGACGCGGCGGGCGCTCGGGCCGGCTTCCCAGACGATTTCCGGATAGGCGTCCAGCGGCGGGGCTTCCAGGGCGGCGGGGCCGGAGCCGTCCAGCACGAAGTGGGCGTGGCGGGTGGCAGCGCAGTTGGGGATCATGCACACCGGCAGGGAGGCGGCGTGGGTCGGGTAGTCCTTGATCTTGACGTCCAGCACCGTGGTCAGGCCGCCCAGGCCCTGGGCACCGATACCCAGCTGGTTGACCTTGTCGAAGATCTCCAGGCGCAGCTCTTCCAGACGATTCTGCGGACCGCGGGCCTTCAGCTCATGGATGTCGATCTCGTCCATCAGCGATTCCTTGGCGAGTACCGCGGCCTTCTCGGCGGTACCGCCGATGCCGATGCCCAGCATGCCCGGCGGGCACCAGCCGGCGCCCATGGTCGGCACGGTCTTGAGTACCCAGTCGACGATGGAGTCGGACGGGTTGAGCATGGCCATCTTCGACTTGTTCTCGGAGCCGCCGCCCTTGGCCGCGACATCGATCTCCACGGTGTTGCCCGGGACGATCTGGTAGTGGATCACCGCCGGGGTGTTGTCCTTGGTGTTCTTGCGCGCCCCGGCCGGGTCGGCCAGGATGGAGGCGCGCAGGACGTTTTCCGGCAGGTTGTAGGCGCGGCGTACGCCTTCGTTGATCATCTCGTCCAGGCTCAGGGTGGCGCCGTCCCAGCGTACGTCCATGCCGACCTTGGCAAAGACGGTGACGATGCCAGTGTCCTGGCAGATCGGCCGGTGGCCAGTGGCGCACATCCGCGAGTTGATTAGGATCTGGGCGATGGAGTCGCGCGCGGCGGCGGATTCCTCGCGCAGATAGGCCTCGTGCATGGCCTGGATGAAGTCGACGGGGTGGTAATAGGAAATGAACTGCAGGGCGTCGGCGACGCTCTGGATCAGGTCATCCTGCTTGATCACGGTCATGTACGCGCTCCTCTTGGCGGTTTCTTGCGCCTCGCCCACGGGCGGTGGCGAGACGGGCGCGCAATTCGGGTCGCACGGACCGGGCAACGGAAGCGCCCGATCGGAGGGGTGGCCTGGACACACTGAGAAGGCCCACCCGGCCGGGGCGGCCGACCCGAGAGCGGCGCGGCAGTATAGCCTTTCAGGGGCCAGACGGCACGCCGTGCGGGACGGCTGTGGGCGATCAGCGCCTAGCGGCGTTCCAGGGCCGCCGGGTTGACCAGATCGGTCGGGCGCTCGCCGGTGAGCGCCGCGATCAGGTTATCCACTGCCCGTTCCGCCATGGCATGGCGCGTCTCGTGGGTGGCCGAGCCGATGTGGGGCAGGGTGACCACGTTGGGCAGCTCGAACAGCGGCGAGGCCTCCAGCGGTTCCTGGGTATAGACGTCGAGGCCCGCACCGCGGATCTGGCCGCTGCGCAGCGCCTCGATCAGCGCCGGCTCGTCGACCACCGCGCCGCGCGCCAGGTTGATCAGGATGGCGCTGGACTTCATCAGTCCCAGTTCGCGGGTGCCAATGAGCTTCTCCGTGGCGGCCGAGAGAGGCACCACCAGGCAGACGAAGTCGGCTTCCTGGAGCAATTCGTCCAGCTCGCGGCGTTGGGCACCCATCTGCTCTTCCAGTTCGGGCTTGGGGCTATTGGCGGAGTAGAGGATCGGCATGTCGAAGCCGAAGTGGCCGCGCTTGGCGATGGCGGCGCCGATACGACCGGCACCGACGATGCCCAGGGTACGGCCATGGATATCCGTACCATAGTGCTCTTCGCCGATGCCCTTGCGCCAGAGACCGGCCTTGACGAAGGCATCCAGCTCCGGCACCCGCCGCGCAGTGCTCATCAACAGGGTGAAGCCGAGATCGGCAGTGGTTTCGGTGAGGACATCCGGGGTATTGGTGAGCAGGATGCCGCGCCCGGTCAGGTAGTCCAGGTCGTAACTGTCGTAGCCGACCGAGACGCTGGCGATGGCTTCCAGGGTGGTAGCCATCTCCAGCTCCTTCTCGCCCAGTTTGCGACTGGCGCCGATCAGGCCCTGGGCCTTGGCAGCGGAGGCGGCGAAGAGATCGATGTTGGCACTGAAGGGAATCACCTCGACGGTGAAGTGTTCGCGCAGACGTTCCACCAGGCTTTCGGGCAGGCGGTTGTAGACCACTACGTGCTTCTTGCTCATCGACACCTCGGATTGCGAAAAAAGTTAAGCCAGGCCCGCCGCCGCGAAGCGCGGACGCTCGCCATGCTGGTCGAGCAACACTTCGAGCCCCTCGCGTGTGGGTTCCTGGTTGAATTCCAGACCCAGGGCCTCGCGGTGAATCCCAGTCGCGGCCAGCCAAAGACAATCGATCTGCGCCGCCACCGCACCGGGCACGTCGGTCACCAGGGAGTCACCGACGAACAGCAGTCGGCTGGCGCCCCGTTCGCCCAGTTCCCGTGCCGCGCAGCGATAGGCATAGGGATCGGGTTTGCCATACCAGGTGACCGCGCCGCCCAGTTCGGCGAAGCGATCCGCCAACTTGCCGGCTGCATAGCAGGGTAGACCCCCGGACACCACGTTGCGATCCGGATTGGCGCACAGAAAGGGCTTGTCGAGGGCGCCGGCCAGCGGTGCGAAGCGGGCTTCCAATTCGTCTTCCGGGAAGCTGCCGACCCCCAGGATGATGGCCGCCAGGTCGATGTCGTCGACGAAGCGTTCGCGGATAACCGCGGGCCAGCCGACCTGGCCGGTACCGGGGCCGGACAGATAGATACCGCCCTGGCTGAATGTAGGGTCCTTGAGAAAGGCATCGATGGCCAACTGACCGGAGGTCGTCACGCCAGCGAAGAGGTGGCGTGGTACGCCCAGCTTGACCAGTTCCTCGGCCATGCCCTCGGCATCGCGTGAGGCGTTGCTGAGGAACCACACCGGCTTGCCCTCGGCCGCCCGCCGCTCCAGCCAGGCGCGGGCGCCGGGAAAGGTCTCGTAGCCGTCGATCAGCACGCCCCAGAGGTCGAGGATGAAGCCGTCATAGGTGGCCAGAGCGTCGTCCAGTTGATCGAGGCGGAGCAGGGTAGGAACAGTCATGCAGCGGAATCCGATGGTGAAGAAGGGAAACAGCAAGCCTAACCGGTTTTGCCGAGCGGCTGCCGAAAACGCAGACACCGGCCTAAGCCGGTGTCTGTTTTGTCGCGCTAAGCGAGACTCAGCGGGTGGACGCCTTGCCCGCCTTGGCGACTTCCAGGGCCTGGGTGTCGACGCGGCCGTAGATGTCTTCGAAGCGGACGATGTCGTCCTCGCCCAGGTAGCCACCGGACTGCACCTCGATCAGCTCCAGCGGTACCTTGCCGGGGTTGGCCAGGCGATGCACGGAGGTCATCGGCAGGTAGGTGGACTGGTTCTCGGTCAGCAGGAACACCTTGTCGTCGCAGGTGACCTCGGCGGTACCGGAGACCACGATCCAGTGCTCGGCACGGTGGTGGTGCATCTGCAGCGACAGCTGGGCACCCGGCTTGACGGTGATGCGCTTGACCTGGAAGCGCTGACCCATGTCGATGGAGTCGTAGGAACCCCAGGGGCGGAAGACTTCCTGGTGGGCCTTGACCTCGTTGCGGTTCTGCTTCTCGAGGGCATTGACCAGCTTCTTGACGTCCTGGACCTTGTCCTTGTGGGCGATCATGACGGCGTCCTTGGTTTCCACCACGACCACGTCATCCAGGCCGACCAGGGTCACCAGCTTGCCATTGCCGTGGACCAGGCAGTTGCGGCTGTCATGCAGGACGACGTCGCCCTTGAGCACGTTGCCGTTGCTGTCCTTGGCATGGACGTCCCACAGGGCGGACCAGGAACCGACATCGTTCCAGCCGGCGCTCATGGGCACCACGCAGGCGCGGGTGGTCTTTTCCATGACCGCGTAGTCGATGGAGTTGTCCGGGCAGACGGCGAAGGTGGCGGCATCGATGCTGATGTTGATGCCGTCGATGCTGCTGCGCTCAAGGGCCAGCAGGCAGGTGTCGTAGATGTCGGTATCGTGCTTCTTCAGCTCTTCCAGGAAACGGCTGGCGCGGAACAGGAAGATGCCGCTGTTCCAGCAGTAGTCACCGGAAGCCACGTATTCGGTGGCGGTAACGGCATCGGGCTTCTCGACGAAGCGCTCGACGCGTGCCACGCCCTCGGGCAGACCGTCGGAGGAGCCGGTCTTGATGTAGCCGTAGCCGGTCTCGGGCGCGGTGGCCGGAATACCGAACAGCACCATTTCGCCGCGCTCGGCGGCGGCGGCGGCCTGCTGCAGGGCAGCCTTGAACTGGGCTTCGTCTTCGATCACGTGATCGGCGGGCAGCACCAGCATCAGGTCATCCTTGCCGTCGGCGACCAGTTGCATGGCGGCGATGGCGACGGCCGGCGCGGTGTTGCGGCCGAAGGGCTCCATGATCAGCGCCTGGGGTTTGCACTCCACGGCCTTGAGCTGCTCTTCCACCAGGTAACGGTGCTCGGCGTTGCAGACGATGATCGGGCAATCGATGCTGCCCTCGCAGCCCAGGCGATTGATGGTCTCCTGGAACATGGTCTGTTCGCTGGTCAGGGCCAGGAACTGCTTGGGGTAGAGCTTGCGCGAGAGGGGCCAGAGTCGCGAGCCGCTACCA
The window above is part of the Pseudomonas oryzihabitans genome. Proteins encoded here:
- a CDS encoding fumarate hydratase encodes the protein MTVIKQDDLIQSVADALQFISYYHPVDFIQAMHEAYLREESAAARDSIAQILINSRMCATGHRPICQDTGIVTVFAKVGMDVRWDGATLSLDEMINEGVRRAYNLPENVLRASILADPAGARKNTKDNTPAVIHYQIVPGNTVEIDVAAKGGGSENKSKMAMLNPSDSIVDWVLKTVPTMGAGWCPPGMLGIGIGGTAEKAAVLAKESLMDEIDIHELKARGPQNRLEELRLEIFDKVNQLGIGAQGLGGLTTVLDVKIKDYPTHAASLPVCMIPNCAATRHAHFVLDGSGPAALEAPPLDAYPEIVWEAGPSARRVDLDTLTPEEVQSWQPGETVLLNGKMLTGRDAAHKRMVDMLNKGEPLPVDLKGRFIYYVGPVDPVGDEVVGPAGPTTATRMDKFTRQILDQTGLLGMIGKSERGPIAIEAIKDHKAVYLMAVGGAAYLVAQAIKGAKVLAFPELGMEAIYEFEVKDMPVTVAVDTRGESVHITGPQIWQKKIADSLAVEV
- a CDS encoding 2-hydroxyacid dehydrogenase, coding for MSKKHVVVYNRLPESLVERLREHFTVEVIPFSANIDLFAASAAKAQGLIGASRKLGEKELEMATTLEAIASVSVGYDSYDLDYLTGRGILLTNTPDVLTETTADLGFTLLMSTARRVPELDAFVKAGLWRKGIGEEHYGTDIHGRTLGIVGAGRIGAAIAKRGHFGFDMPILYSANSPKPELEEQMGAQRRELDELLQEADFVCLVVPLSAATEKLIGTRELGLMKSSAILINLARGAVVDEPALIEALRSGQIRGAGLDVYTQEPLEASPLFELPNVVTLPHIGSATHETRHAMAERAVDNLIAALTGERPTDLVNPAALERR
- a CDS encoding TIGR01459 family HAD-type hydrolase, translated to MTVPTLLRLDQLDDALATYDGFILDLWGVLIDGYETFPGARAWLERRAAEGKPVWFLSNASRDAEGMAEELVKLGVPRHLFAGVTTSGQLAIDAFLKDPTFSQGGIYLSGPGTGQVGWPAVIRERFVDDIDLAAIILGVGSFPEDELEARFAPLAGALDKPFLCANPDRNVVSGGLPCYAAGKLADRFAELGGAVTWYGKPDPYAYRCAARELGERGASRLLFVGDSLVTDVPGAVAAQIDCLWLAATGIHREALGLEFNQEPTREGLEVLLDQHGERPRFAAAGLA
- a CDS encoding mannose-1-phosphate guanylyltransferase/mannose-6-phosphate isomerase → MIPVILSGGSGSRLWPLSRKLYPKQFLALTSEQTMFQETINRLGCEGSIDCPIIVCNAEHRYLVEEQLKAVECKPQALIMEPFGRNTAPAVAIAAMQLVADGKDDLMLVLPADHVIEDEAQFKAALQQAAAAAERGEMVLFGIPATAPETGYGYIKTGSSDGLPEGVARVERFVEKPDAVTATEYVASGDYCWNSGIFLFRASRFLEELKKHDTDIYDTCLLALERSSIDGINISIDAATFAVCPDNSIDYAVMEKTTRACVVPMSAGWNDVGSWSALWDVHAKDSNGNVLKGDVVLHDSRNCLVHGNGKLVTLVGLDDVVVVETKDAVMIAHKDKVQDVKKLVNALEKQNRNEVKAHQEVFRPWGSYDSIDMGQRFQVKRITVKPGAQLSLQMHHHRAEHWIVVSGTAEVTCDDKVFLLTENQSTYLPMTSVHRLANPGKVPLELIEVQSGGYLGEDDIVRFEDIYGRVDTQALEVAKAGKASTR